The genomic DNA gatgagaggtgaaacgtcttcaagcaacttaaagaagtccagacgcttttctttgcaagctcctttgactacgatgacctggatgactgagaaccttcacagacatacaaataattaagatttttttatataagAAACTAAAACTAATCTAGTGAAGTAAAACATTTCCTTTAAACGGTAATAAAACAAACTGTAAGAAATGTAACGTTCAAATTACAGGAGATTAAACTGTTGTTTTACAGTCGTTCTACTCTAATCTACTGCTTTCTTACTGTTGTATAGTATTATATTGTCAGTGCACTGTAATAATACTGCAAAAATACTGTAAAATGTAAGTGCAATTCATCAGCCAAGTACCAGGAGTGttcacaggatttttttttaagtcagagCTAAGTACCAACCCAGAACACATGAGCACACCAGGAGAGAATGTGAGTGAGTTATTCAGACCTCTGACTTCCATATGGATATGGTGTTATTGGAACTAAACATAGCTGTAAATATGTTTGATTTTATTGCACAGTAGAAGTAAAGAGaattaaaaatgtcaaaatgtgcCGTTTTGTGctgtaaaatgaacaaaaagcttTCAGTACGTAATGTTATGTGCAGCGATTCTTTAGCCCTTCGTTGTTTCAAACAGAATGACAAAAAAGACATCCGGTTGCGTGAGAAAACAGTTTTCAGCTCCTTAATCTGTGACTTTAGAGAAAAACTTCTCAGTGAGTTTATGGTCTCATCTGGTAGTTTTAAGTTTTACTGAATCCAATATGGCATTCACTTTGCAGATTATGGTCTCAGTTAGAGTCAGACGGAAATGTAAAGGCAGGTTCTTGCAGGCGTGACTTTTCCTTTGGTTTCACTTTCAGTTAAAGCAGAAGTCCATAGTTTCGGGGCTTAGATGGGATTTTACCAACCAAGCTGTGTGCTGTCCCTGTGTGAGTCGTCCCTCGTTGAACTAAACACAGCACaagtaaaatcatacctgtaaaATAGCCACTTAACATCCATGAAGTTATCAATAACCCGCCTGGGATTAAATTAAGGTCAACATCAAGTCTTTTCAGTCATCATGGACAGAAGACCTTTAAGaccaaaatgcacaaaacagtTATTTGAAAGCTCTGATCTTTCTTAAAAGCTACAACCAAAACCTAAAGAGGTCACAGGTGACGTGATAGCAGTGATGTTGTTATTGTACAACTGTTTTTGAAAGATTTTTTCTGATTTAGGTGTTTAGAAAAATCGTCTTAAATCATCTCAAAACCACTGATCCTGGTCTCTAAAATGTAAAGATTTGAATTTACTTTAATGGAAACTTAtcatttttccttgtttttgcttgtttaaacCCTTTGAATTCAATTATTTGGCATGTAACTGAAGAGGAGACACTTGAACCATCATTTAAGGAGATAAGCTGGACGGATTTTGGTTTCATTTTCTTCAAGAAGCCACAACTTGAGGTGTAAATCAAGCTGTTACCTGCAGAAAACACACAAGAAGGCAAAGAAAGCTGTTTCTCAGTTtggtctttattttttattttatttttttatttggacaTTTAGCAAAATactgcagaaacatccaaagcagTATAAGAGCTAAGGGTTAcaacaaaaccaaaataaataatcatcatcatcataataaattaaaacatgatTGCATTCGGTTTGTCTTCAGGAGCGGCTCACTGATTGCTATAATGCCACATGAACACGCCGCCCTCACATAAgttaaaggaaataaaaaggaTTTGGCTACATGATGAAAAAACACAGCGACAGATCACAGGTTCGACCACACAAAGCAGTAACTTAcacaaataatttaataaatacataaataaatagaaaaaagatTAGATATACTGTATACTGGTAATACAGAAGGCTTTGTAGAAAATAATTATCATCATATGCTCAGCCagtgataaataaaaacaatcaggTCAGTTTAAGGCAGTTTTACAGCAGGAGTCTCTAATCCAAAGGCATTACCGGCTACACTAGTTTTACTCTCTTTTGTTTTCAGTCGACAGCTACTGATCCACAGATCCACGAGCTATGTTAAAGCTAATCAGAGTGATGAGATAAGGTCTGTTCAGGCCTGCGAAGTCTGCTTTATATCCTACAGGTCATCTCCTCTCTTAGGTCTAGGAGCTAATAGCACTTGTGCAGAGATGctagaaaaataaattaacagtctaacgttttttttttaaagagctttGAGGATCATTTTAAGTGATGTTGGGGTGGGCGTGGGTGTGGGTTACAGGCCAGGAggagtcacacacacacccagaggTTGCTGAAGTGTCCTCGAGCAAGGCACTGAAACCTTGCAAGCTGCGTGTGAGTGGATATGTGAGAGCATGCTTGGCTCTCTGTTTACCACAGAAAATGTGAATTATTTGACGATAATTTTTACTCGAAAAGACACAAATAAGCACATTTTTCACGTGTCTTTGAGGAAGATTGGACTTCGGTGTGGTTTTGTCCTTTGGAGATATATAGCTACAGTGAAACAGAATTACTCCCAGAGTTACAACTTCTCACAAACCTCTTTACATCTGTTACTCAGTTTAAGGAAGTGTGCTTTAGGGTAcagatgttttttatttttcagtggaACTCTGAAatcctaaaaacaaaaagaaacacgcGGGTGGACTCTGATTCCCGGTGTGTGCCAGTCCACAGTTCGGGATCAGCAGGCGGGGCGGAGCGGCATCTGCAGCAGGATGACCTGCCGGTTCTCGGACGGGTGGCATTTGTTGATGTGCCTCGTGAGTCCCGGTGAGCTGTAGAAAACTGCGGGGCAGTATTTGCACGAGTACACCTGTGAGGAATGCAGCAGGCGGATGTGCCGCTCCTGGCTGCCTCTGCTGGTGAAGTTCTCCCCACACACGGGGCACAGGTGGCAGCAGGAGGCGCTCAGGTTGAGCGGCGCCGCGCTCTGCTCGCAGCCCGCCGCGTCCTCCTCCGCCGCCGCTTTTGGGGACCCGTGCTGCGACGCCAGGTGTTTCCGCAGGTAGGCTTGGCGCTTAAACCTCTTCCCGCACTGACTGCAGTCGTACAGTCCGTCCTCTGAACCGGACTCGGACGGCTCGGGGCTGGGTGTGTCCCTGTCACTAGAATCCTTTGCTTCATCCGAGGCCGTCTTCGACGCGGACACCTTGTCGCTCGGCGTATTTTGCGGCTTCGGTTTGTGCCAGCGCCGATGGGAGGCGAGGTTGGCCGGGCAGCTGAACACCTTGTCACACTCGGGACACCGATACTCAACCCGGACTATCCTGGAGCATTTGTGCTGCGCCAAAGCGAACGGGTCTGCGTACGCCTCCCGGCATAGCTGGCACACAAACTCCCCCAGCGGGACGTGGTCTCCTCCGGCCGGTGGCGCTCGGGGAGGTTTCTGGTCCACCGGCGCCTCTTTAATCTTCAGCCCGAGAACCGGAGACGTAGTGACATCATCCTCAAAGTGCAGTTTGCGGATGGCTTTGGTTTTCTTGGACGGCGGCTTGCCTTTGCGCTCGGCGTCGTTGGCGCAGCGCTTGGAGCCGCCGGTTGCAGCGGCGGGGAGCGTCCCGGCGGATGACGAGCTGCTCTCGGGGCGGCTGCTGTTGCTGGAGCCGATCTTCAGGTCCACCGGGGCGAAGAGGTGATCCAGGGCGGTGATGGCTGCCGGTGTGGGAAAAGACTCCGCGGAAACCGGCGAGCCGAGGCTGAAGCGGGCCTCGGAGTAGGAGCGGTCGTGCTCGTGGCTGACGGGGCGGGTGGGGCTGTACAGAGACTGATACACCGCCTCCGGGTTCCCGAACTGCACGGGCTTAGCATCCGGCTCCGGAGCCGTAGCCGCCGCCCCGCAGGTGGGCGTAGGCGTCAGCGCGCGCACCGGGATGGAGACGAGATGcgctgaagaggaggaggagggcggCAGCAGCGGCGGAGCATCAGCCGCCGTTTGGTCCGTTTCTTCGTCCTCGGAGCGGACCCGGTAGGACACCGGGTTGGTTTTCTTGTTCCTTTTTACCAGGAATCCTCTGGGCATGTTTGCGGGGAGCTGAAGGCACTTTGGGCGCTGCGGGAAGAAGAAAACCACTTTCAGCCGCTCGCGCACAAAATCAAACCATCTGATGcgtcttttttctctctgtttgtttgtttcctccTGCTATTGATCCCGTGTTCTCCTCTCGAGGTCCTTTCACCACAACATAGCTGCACTCTTTTTAAGGCGACATGATGACATTGTTCCCGTCCCCCCCCTCGTTGCCTCATCCCCGACCAATCAGAAGGAGCCGAGGTCCCCTGTGGATTTGGGGAGTGGGTGTGGGAGGATGGAGAGGCTGATGGAAGCTAGGAGGAGGAGGGCGGATTTGCAGATTGCAAAGCAGATGTACCTGAgggttttattgtatttccccccaccacacacacacacacacacacacacacacacacacacacacacacacacacacacacacacactccctcctCCTCGTCTCGACCCGGGCACACGCCAGGAGTCTCCTGCTTTTACGGTCTGATGAGTTTGTATAGAAATCTACACGTGCCTCGGCTTTATGTGTCTCTTTCTGGGGGTGGTGGGGTCTCTGGTTTGGCTACAAAGGGGGCATATCCGTCCACATAACGGCCCAAAATAACAATACAGAAAAATGGAAGGTAGAGGAAGAAACTTCAAAGGGCTAAAATGCGCATAATAGGGAAATAAAGTACAAATGCTCAACATCATTTTAAGCAAATGTCAGTGAAAGCAGCTCCAGACTTTAACTGCTTCCATTCAAAACCTTCAGAATGTTTAAGACACTCATAAAGACTTCCGGGGAAACAAACTTCCCCGAGATCAGATCTGCAGTCCGGCTTTTACGCACACGAAAGCCAGCTGAAATTCGACCTCAGCGGACAAATAACTAAACATCCACAATAATAGGGACAGATTTGAAACCACCGTGGCCCTGCAGCATGTGCGCTGGCGTGACAGTTAACTCCGGACATATGAATCCGTCATTTTACGCATACATAATTAATGGAGAGCGGAGGGTGTCCTGCTTTGCATCACAATGGTCGCGCTTGTGCAAGCTGTAGACCCGTCCTGATTGAAAAGGAAATTGCACAGTTGAAAAAAatggaagatgaagaagaagtgGGGGTCTACCCCCCCCGGCACACAAAAAGCAATCTGGACCCTAGATACTGTCGGCGCGTGCTGCGCGTAATCAGTGCGCTTTTTCTGTCTCCAAATGGGGCAAAGCGAGGTTATCTGGCCGTTAAACCACATCAAACCCCGCAGGTCCAGTCTGACCCGGTCAGTCGGATGTGAGTCTGTCCTGCACCGTGAGAGATGATGCTCCCATCATCTCTTGTCTGTCGGTGCAGGGCTCGAGGACACGTTTGACAGGTGCAAGATTCTGGCGTAAAATGAAGACGTGAGAGAGATGTCCGGAAAGTCTTTTCACTAACCCATTTCAAATTTTGACTGTTGGCGTGTCCAAACTGAGAGCATTCAATAAACACGCGTCGTTTCTTGTGTTCTGGTCTTTTTTATGAAAAAATCTACATCTGTCTCTTACGAATATTTAAACCCACATTTTCCTAAAACAACATTCAAAATAATGTGTGTCCCTTTAAAATCCACGTGTTTCGAGAACTTTCTTTAATCAGTTGTTAtcgtttttaatttttaaatgttcCTCGGGTAGAAGCAGGCACATGCctccaaatgtttaaaaaaaacaacaacaactagattttctgataaaaaaaaaaagctcacatCTTTTAAAAGTGAGATTTTTTATCCAGTGGGAGCTGTGTTAAAAAAATTAtagttaaactttatttataggttATTTCACCCATAATGCTCATTTCATGATAACAGGGAGTGCAGGTGGATAATGGTTTAGCAGTAACAGGTCAGCGCACAAAATGAACTAACATCTATACAAACACTGCAAAACTCTcattgagcgccgtgtacagtGTGTGTTTATTACCACGGACAGCGCATTGTGATATCCACGCAGTGAAGCTGACACTTAAAGTCACTCAGCGTTTCATGTCCTACAATCTGACTTTATATTTCCACACAAGCAGCGTGCTGTTTTCTCAGCTTGCGGGTTCAGGCATATGTTCTCTGTGTGCattagtgagtgtgtgtgcgtgttggagtgtgcgtgtgtgtgtgttactttcCCGACAGGCTTCAGCTCAGCCTCATTAGCATACAGCTGTAGAGTGACGCCCTCCTCatttcccctcctcctccttccaaaAAGCCAAACATCCACTTTTATGTGCAGCATCTATAGGGCCCTGTGATTGGTCACACTCCTGCAGAGTCACACTTACAGTTGGCACATTGtatagaagaaaaaacaaaacaaaacaggaatgtAAAAGTATGCCAGACTCTCGTCCTCATCTGGTGTAAAACACTGCTCACACTCTGATTAATGAGAGATCTTAAGGATTAAAAAGGAAATTATCAGATGTCCACACAAGAAAAATGAATGCAAGCATTAATTTAATGGTAATAGCGTTAAAAGTTAGCCAGAACTCTTACACAAAGAAAGTTTTACTGGATTAgaccactctctctctctatctctgaaaacaattaaaataacatttatttgATGGAAAATTTTTGGATTATATTGATTAATCGAAGCAATCTAAgaaaacacatatttttttaaccatttgatgGAAAACAAATCAGTAGTGTTAATCAGTGTTTTGGTGTGAGTAATCCAGTTTGGAGACGCTGACTGTCTGTTTGCTTTCTCTGAACATAACAGGACTAAAAAATGTCATGTGACTCCtgactgtgtttttgtgctgagcTGCTGATTTTAAAAATTTCTCCAGGACTCTAAAGATCtgatataataatatatttacACATAGCAGACACAGTGTCTCCACAGCGTTCCTGAGCCAGCTCAAATGATTGGAGGTATCCAGTGACACATACACAATATAAACCAGTTACCACACCTCAAACAGAGTCTGATTTGTTTTAGTATTTTAACAGGCGTGAGGTCAGAGCTGGCCCGGGCAGGCGAACATGGGCAGCAGGTTTCGGTTGTAACTCAGATACTTCACAGCACTGCTCCTCAGAGCCGCTCGACTGTCCTCGTCTTTCAATTGGTCTGGAGGGCAGAGGTCCTGCAGAGACACACAGGTGGAGAGTAAAATCTCAGCACTGCACTGAGagagcttctttttttccacagaCCAGCAGGTTCTGATCGGTGCCCGACTCAAAGTGTGCCGGAGAACTCTAAGCTCGCGCTGAAGGTGTGATCGCTGTGGAGAACTGATGTGAGGAGACATGTAACTGACTCCATCCAACCGAGTACTTAATGCTTCATTCACTAAATTTTACTtctacagcacatttaaaatcaaagtattttacactaaaataaaataaacaggttCCTAAAAAAGACACTACAATCTGTCTGAGGACATCTGGGATGTCTTTCCGGGGTTTCAGTGTAACAACAGCAAAGGCACAAGCTCGCTCTGACTGCTGGATGATCAGGAGTGACTGAAGAGCAGATCTTAATGATTTTATtcagacaaaagaaagaaagactcaCCCGAGCTCTGACCAAAACACTGGATGAACGTCTCAATAGAGAAAACATCCCTGATGTTACCACACAGAACTTTTAAGAAGTTTAAAACACGCTTCAGTCTGGAAATTTGCAGGAAAACATGAACGACTGTTTCACATGGACAGCAATAACAATCTGATTTCAGCCGGCAGGGCAGCAGGACGTGGAAGTTCCTGCCTCAGTCTCAAAATTCTTCACCTTCACAAAGGCCACGTGCAAAGATTTAACCGTGCATCGTAACCAATACAGTTTAACCCTCAGAGGGGCATAAGTGTGATGTAGGAGATGAGAAGTGGAGCACCAACCTTGAGTTTGAGGGTCTGCTGAAGCTCCTGCTCTAAATCGGAGAATCTGTCGTGGAAAACGGCCaaacagctgctctgtgtgaagaaactggAGAGAAAACCTTTACATCAGTGCTTCGGTTCAGCACCAACAACCAGAGGTTTTAAGGGAAAAGGGTGCACCCGAGTTATAACATTGACAATAACAACTGTTTCAAATCTAGATTATGTCAGAAGCTTAAATCAGAATCTGATTCCATTGCCCTGCATCTACATAATGTAGAGGTTAATTTCCACCACTGGAAACTTTCTTTGTGTGAACCGACTGTTTACATAAAAGCTCAGTGAAGctttgaaataaaaacacacacacgcacacttccAGAAGCTTCCCTAAGTGTGTCGGCTGAATAAGCCTCAGCCGCCACACGGTCAATCAATTATCTTAACGGCTCCTGATGCTCCGTCAGCCTCCACAATGACTTTACGAGTCAGCTGACTGAGCAGCATGATGGGGAATCGGCCTCTGTGGTTGCGAGGCTCCAGCTTTGTCTCGTCCTGGACCGACCACAAAGACAGATTGGGGAGCTGCATAAACAGAttaggaggtggtggtggtggggggacaATAGCCCTCCATGTCTGGGGGTCATTTGTGTTGAAACCTCAGAAGCAGGTCACCCACTGCTTGACAAATACCTACTCACTGGATAGTCAtgccaacaaacacacacacacacacaaagtgagAGGACAAAGGCAGCGGAGGCCCGAATCTTCCTCGTGTGTTGAAGTGATCGGTCAGCGGTTACATGACGTCAAAGCGGCTTGTTTCTGTGCAGAACTCAGTTATGAAAACAtctgtttttacacagctgccCACCTGCCGTCTGCCTCGTTTCAGTGCCAAAAATCACACatcaaaaagtgaaaaacagcagCGTGAGTTCTTCTGCAGTCACTTACATGCATACCTGAAATTATACTCCTGCAGAGGGCTggacaaaataacagaaatgctgtataaaaaacacaataacCATGTAGGAAACACCAATCTGCCGAAGCTGCTTTATTATTCTCTCGACGACATACTGAAACCAGACATCGGGCtcttcaccaaactgctcatttCTGCCAGTCTAATCAGAGTGTGGGATGTTTTGCCGTTTATTCGCCTGCTGCTGCATCAGTCCTGACAAAGACTCGAGCAAAAACATTGGACAAAAGAtcggatttttatttttgtccttgtgaggatttgtttttacagtgcGAGTGACTGATTATGCTCCCTCGAATATGTTTATGCACTATACTTAAAAAGTATAAGCATGAGAGTTAAAGAACAACCATGGTTTGCTAAAAGACATCGGCAGCAGAATGTAAATGACCTTCGAGGATAGTGGTGTTTGTTTGGAGGAGGaaatatttcttcttcacttaAAGATAACAAATACTCGAAGAGCTCTCGCTTTTGGTTTGACCTCCACCTGCTGTCATGTAGATAATCCCAGCAGCCTTGCTGTTACCACAGTATTACTAAAGCTGCAAAAAGAACTTCAAACTAACAAAGTTTCACGTGTAAGCAGGAAAAGAAATGAAGTTTTGAAAGGTTAAACAGGCTTCAAACCTGAgggctgaaaatgaaaatacagaaaactgcagttcctctaatgaccACTAGAGGCTGGCTCCAAACACGAGTCAGTCTAGGTTTCCAGTAGAAATTGGGTATGCGTTTACTGCCTGATGTAAAACACCTCTGGTGTTGGTTCTGTTGGGTCCTTTTTAGCCATTTTAATAGAATCTTAAAATGACATAATATGACTTTCTGTTTTGCCAGACCACCCAGGGAGGTTGTGATTTAGTTTAGGAAAATCTggcattttatttgtatgttaCTTTGCAGTAAccagcaggtgtgtgtgtgtgtgtgtgtgtgtgtgtgtgtgtgtgtgtgtgtgtgtgtgtgtgtatgtgtatacatAAGTGTAGATTTTTGGGGGAGGTGCACAAATCCTGGTGAAAAATGATTTGggggtttgtttttatataaattcAATTAAAACTGACCTGCTATGCTTTTACTTATTCAATATATATTTCATGCTAGCGTGTATACAAATAATATGGGCAGATGTTCAGTAAAACAGTATTTGTCAGTGTTTGTCCCACCTGTACAGATCAGGGATCAGGCCCTGCTGGTAGCAGCTCAGCAGCTGGCCCAGCAGCTGCTGATGTTTCATGTAGAGACTCAGGTAATTGGAGACGGGGAGAGGCTTCAGGGACAAGCAGGTGAGCGTCTCCACAAGCTCATAGCAGTCAAGATGCAAGCAGAAGTAGTCGCCTCTCTCCGGCTGTCCCGTCACAATTGCTCTGTCCTGTAACTTTGGATGGAGGAACACGAGCACTGATCTCTGGTTCCAAGTTATAATGCAAATCTTCAAAAGCAAATCAAAATACTTGAATAgtcaattaaaaataatatcaaCTAAAAACACTAGAAGATGATTAataatctgaaaaacaaaagtcgATTAACGGCCACATtaatttttaatcaataaaaaaagaaaaaagtgtgttGTATTCAATaccacaattcaattcaattttatttatatagcgccaaattacAAAAATAGTCGCCcccatttaacaggaagaaacctgttgctttcttgtttcattttgctttttcGGTTTTAAGTTGAAATAACATCAGAACATGTTGTGTTAATCAGGAATTAAATTTCTTAATAAATATAATCATTCCCAGGTTACATGTTTGACATGAAACACCCAGAGATTGAACTCCTGGGCAGTGAGTGCTTACCTGTTTAACTTTAGGGCCTGTCAGGTCTGTTGGAGATGGTTTGGTCACATGCAGGTAGTGATATCCTCCAGGAAGCTTACCACCTGAGGAGAGAGCAAAACACATGACACACGTTAAGATATTTccagatatttatttattacccCGTTATTCCATGAGTATTACCAAGCTGTTATAACAGTATAAAGTACTCACAATACCTCAGCTTTACCTCAGAGAACTTCTGATGCACATTTTATAATACGAGCATTTAATCAGAAAATTGTTTGCGGgataaatattatttataatctAACAAACCAACACTTAGAAAACACTGCAGTGAAAAGCCTGTGGTCTTATCAGCGGGAGATATCTCAGTAAGATTAGCTTCAGTGCTGAAAAATTCTGTGGCTTCGAAAATTggacagcagcaaaaacatcatAACAGGCATTTCACTGTTAGCATCCACCCACTGAGGAAAACACAACTGAGACAATGAACTCAGATAACAGCCGCTGATATGGCGTCTGTGCTCTCCCTGAACGCTGAGATCCCTTTGAAAAGTTCACGTGTGTTTCATCTCTCTGAGGAGGGCGAAGCAGAGAGGCTGTCGTGTTTATGTAACCCGCCGAGTGGCCTTGGTCGCTCGGTGAATGCGCTGCGGCACAATGCGGCATTGTTACGGCAGCTATAATTCGAGTGTCCGCCACAATAACATCGGCGCTGGGTGGGTGGGTGAAAGATTGGAAAATGTTTCACAAacacataatgaaaaacattCTGGCGGTACGAATTCTCTCAGATAAAAGCAGGCGACAACAGGCGTGGACAGGAGGAAGGACAGCGAGGAGAACATCGAGCTGAAGCGACAAACCCTGAAAGTATATGCAAAGCTGAGATCTGCCCATGAATGTGAAGGAATTTTAAGATGGGTCAGCTCTTCTGGGCCCACTGAGAAACCAGTTCAGTTGTAGTTTCCCAAGAAGATTCATTTctataataaataaacaggGTCAGACCGGCAGAGCTGGCTGCTGTTGGGAACCAATAAACGAAACCACAAAAGTGAGAATTTTAACGTCACATCGTCAAGggacgatatatatatatatgtatatatatatatatatatatatatatatatatatatatatatatatatatatatatatatatatatatatatatatatatatccatatcCCTTGGGCTTCCATCCTCCACTGTGTGGAAGGTCCCTGATCAGAAGTCCACCAAAAAATATGAGTtattggctgtagctcaggcaggtagagcaggtcagctactgatcggaaggttgatGGCTCGATTCCTGGCTTCTCACTAGtctacatgccaaatatccttggccAAGATACTAAACTTTGgagggggcagggatagctcagtatgTGGAGTGATCGGAAGATCGGGGGTTCGAATCCACAGAACGgttaccctgaggtacccctgagcaaggtaccgtccctacacaccgATCCCCGGTGCGCCTGCTTATTGGCTCcccactgggtgaatgggtcaAATTCAGAGAGAGTAATTTTGCCACGGGGGTCAaaaaagtatacattattattattactgcagATGGAAATAAATCTTTTGCTGTTGTTAACTCTTCTCAATTCAAGACTAATTTGACCCATTCTGATTATTTTCAGCCccatatttttacttttactcacCTTTGCATGTTTCATGGCTGAAAATAATCCTCCAAAATTATTCTGCCTTTAAGGCAATTCccttaaccctctcaggctcatattaagtttttgttgctaatgcacaaaagaatacctgcagtggtacttctgagtaaaaaaacttataaaatatgtatgtggggtaatcaggttgttagcttttaactgttgcaaatctgcaaagcctgccttgagagggttaagc from Maylandia zebra isolate NMK-2024a linkage group LG15, Mzebra_GT3a, whole genome shotgun sequence includes the following:
- the insm1a gene encoding insulinoma-associated protein 1a — encoded protein: MPRGFLVKRNKKTNPVSYRVRSEDEETDQTAADAPPLLPPSSSSSAHLVSIPVRALTPTPTCGAAATAPEPDAKPVQFGNPEAVYQSLYSPTRPVSHEHDRSYSEARFSLGSPVSAESFPTPAAITALDHLFAPVDLKIGSSNSSRPESSSSSAGTLPAAATGGSKRCANDAERKGKPPSKKTKAIRKLHFEDDVTTSPVLGLKIKEAPVDQKPPRAPPAGGDHVPLGEFVCQLCREAYADPFALAQHKCSRIVRVEYRCPECDKVFSCPANLASHRRWHKPKPQNTPSDKVSASKTASDEAKDSSDRDTPSPEPSESGSEDGLYDCSQCGKRFKRQAYLRKHLASQHGSPKAAAEEDAAGCEQSAAPLNLSASCCHLCPVCGENFTSRGSQERHIRLLHSSQVYSCKYCPAVFYSSPGLTRHINKCHPSENRQVILLQMPLRPAC